A window of the Lactuca sativa cultivar Salinas chromosome 7, Lsat_Salinas_v11, whole genome shotgun sequence genome harbors these coding sequences:
- the LOC111913809 gene encoding protein DOG1-like 3 isoform X1: MDFHRFYETWYEQLHHQIHHLTKFPRPPTTDDDHHQLTQVVDKTMSHFSEFYRVKSLAANQDVLSIFSARWSTTLERSLHWIAGWRPTTAFHLIYTESSILFESRILDILHGIRTGDLGDLSPAQFTRVSELQCETVQQENAITDQLSEWQQDEASELIGGSCGDLDKKIGRLVQIVEKADELRLRTLKAVVELLTPQQAVEFLIAAAQLHFGIHRWGLNHDRERAGK, encoded by the exons ATGGACTTCCACCGATTCTACGAAACATGGTACGAGCAGCTCCACCACCAAATCCACCACCTCACCAAATTCCCCCGTCCACCCACCACCGATGACGACCACCACCAACTCACCCAAGTCGTCGATAAAACCATGTCCCACTTCTCCGAGTTCTACCGAGTCAAGTCCCTCGCCGCTAATCAAGACGTCCTCTCCATCTTCTCCGCCCGGTGGTCCACCACTCTCGAACGCTCTCTCCACTGGATCGCCGGATGGCGCCCCACCACCGCTTTTCACCTTATCTACACTGAATCCAGCATACTTTTTGAGTCTCGCATACTCGACATCCTCCATGGCATTCGCACCGGTGACCTCGGCGATCTCTCACCGGCGCAGTTTACCCGTGTCAGTGAGCTTCAGTGTGAGACTGTTCAACAAGAGAACGCCATCACCGATCAGCTCTCGGAGTGGCAG CAGGATGAGGCAAGTGAGCTAATAGGCGGGTCGTGTGGCGATCTTGATAAGAAGATCGGACGGCTGGTTCAGATCGTGGAGAAGGCGGACGAACTACGGCTGAGAACATTGAAGGCGGTGGTGGAGCTTCTGACGCCACAGCAAGCGGTGGAGTTTTTGATCGCGGCTGCGCAGTTGCATTTTGGGATCCATAGATGGGGTTTGAATCATGACCGTGAACGTGCTGGGAAATGA
- the LOC111913809 gene encoding protein DOG1-like 3 isoform X2: MDFHRFYETWYEQLHHQIHHLTKFPRPPTTDDDHHQLTQVVDKTMSHFSEFYRVKSLAANQDVLSIFSARWSTTLERSLHWIAGWRPTTAFHLIYTESSILFESRILDILHGIRTGDLGDLSPAQFTRVSELQCETVQQENAITDQLSEWQDEASELIGGSCGDLDKKIGRLVQIVEKADELRLRTLKAVVELLTPQQAVEFLIAAAQLHFGIHRWGLNHDRERAGK; the protein is encoded by the exons ATGGACTTCCACCGATTCTACGAAACATGGTACGAGCAGCTCCACCACCAAATCCACCACCTCACCAAATTCCCCCGTCCACCCACCACCGATGACGACCACCACCAACTCACCCAAGTCGTCGATAAAACCATGTCCCACTTCTCCGAGTTCTACCGAGTCAAGTCCCTCGCCGCTAATCAAGACGTCCTCTCCATCTTCTCCGCCCGGTGGTCCACCACTCTCGAACGCTCTCTCCACTGGATCGCCGGATGGCGCCCCACCACCGCTTTTCACCTTATCTACACTGAATCCAGCATACTTTTTGAGTCTCGCATACTCGACATCCTCCATGGCATTCGCACCGGTGACCTCGGCGATCTCTCACCGGCGCAGTTTACCCGTGTCAGTGAGCTTCAGTGTGAGACTGTTCAACAAGAGAACGCCATCACCGATCAGCTCTCGGAGTGGCAG GATGAGGCAAGTGAGCTAATAGGCGGGTCGTGTGGCGATCTTGATAAGAAGATCGGACGGCTGGTTCAGATCGTGGAGAAGGCGGACGAACTACGGCTGAGAACATTGAAGGCGGTGGTGGAGCTTCTGACGCCACAGCAAGCGGTGGAGTTTTTGATCGCGGCTGCGCAGTTGCATTTTGGGATCCATAGATGGGGTTTGAATCATGACCGTGAACGTGCTGGGAAATGA